Below is a genomic region from Triticum dicoccoides isolate Atlit2015 ecotype Zavitan chromosome 5A, WEW_v2.0, whole genome shotgun sequence.
CGGGGAATACAGTGTCTTCGAAATTGAACAAGGGTTATCATTGGCTGAGTTGAACCCTTGCTTAGTTATGGTTCATAATATTCATAACGTATCTATGGTCTTgtggtttttgacagattttgagaAAGCTATCTGGGTCAAGAAATACAGCTTGCCTTCACATGTTGCTAGGCTTTTTTGGTATCCTTTTCTCATGTTAGATGACACTATGAGAGAATTTTCTTCAGTGGGATGGAAGGCCTAGAAGGTATATTAAGTGGTGGAGAGCAAGGAGAGGGATTTCTGCCATGTTATGATCTCCAAGGAATGGCATATGTACTGATGAACTAAAACTGAGAGACCCCAGTTCAATTGGCATTTACACAGGAAGCCTGCTGAGTTTATAGAGTAGCTGTCGCTAATGAGGTGAATAATTCATCGTACTGGCTGTTTACCTTATGTCGTAATGTGAACAATTAGTGAGACAGTGTACTGATGCATGCATCGATGAAAAAGTACTTTTGTGCCTTCCAATTAAAGTTTATTATCGCAATCTGCGGTAACGTTTTGCATGAGAAGATTTGCCATTGTGTATGGCATTTTCAGGAGTTTGGTCAATAAGTTGCTATATAGCTATAGTCAGTTTGTGATAAACAAGCTTCGGAATGCGGTGTTTCAAAATATAATATGCTGCTCCTAATGCAACATATGAGTACATGAATGCATAATCTGTTCCTTTCTTCGAACAGATAATGATTGTCTCACATTTATGTTGTCGTTGAATGTTCAATACTGCCTGGTGTACGTTGGTGTCACGCTGAGTCACATCTTTTGTTTCAATGTTATTCTTCTGTCTTGAGGCTGTTTTCTTGTCACGGTCTTTTACTGAATTTTGTGCTTGTAGCCGGCTCCAGTTGTGAAGGGATTTTTTTTTACGAACTCATGATTGATCTATTTGCTGCTCTTAGCTAGGGAATCCAGGACACTGATCTGTGGGCTGCTCATACTGCATGAATATTTGAAAAGAAGTTCATGCAATCTCTGGCCGTGTTAATTTATAGGTTCTCTTTTCCACTGCTTCGATGTAAAATCCAGAGGGTGGCAGGGAGCTCTTCTGCgacacactcttatatttctttacggagggagtatgaccTAACTCTGAAGATCAATGCTTATTGTACAAAGAGCGTGCTTACTGTACAGAGAGAGtttttgtgtgtgtgcgcgcgcgcgcacgctGGACGCTAGTTGGATACTTGGATTTTGCTGATTTTGGTCTTCCAGTTTTAGATCTGCATTTATGTGGATGCCTTTTAGAACATGGTTTCTTGTCCTTTTTCTCGATGAAACTCAGAACATATATTCAGTACTGAAGAAACATGGAAAATTTCTGAGAACCAGTGACAAGACCTCTCACATAAAATTTATCTTTAGCATCTAATTGTTGACTCTAATCAagcttttagtgcctaaaatcatcAATTAACTTCTAAAATACTTGCTTTAGAACATGTATCTGCTGTTATGTGGATGGCATGTAGAACATGTTCTCTATCTTGTATTTTCTGTATGAAACCCAGAACATTCTGTACTGAAGAAACTCGGAAAATTTTGAAGAACCAGTTTGCTTTTGGTTAATGCATTTTAGTCCACCCCGCTGAATGCGCTCCCACTAATCAACTACTAAAAAACTTGATTTATCTTGCATCTGCAAATGCCTACTCCATCAAAATGAAACTTTGGCCGAATCATGGGTTATTGGTGGCCTCCCGCTAAGTGGAGGCTGAAAAACCTTGCATCCTATTGGGTCACATGTAGGTTGGTGTCCATTGATGCCAATCAAATGTATAATGCTCGGTACACGGTTAAGGGTATCTATAATGGTAAATGACGATGAACATGTATGATAATCGATGGTTTTCCTGAAGCTCATTAGTTACTTTAACTTCCCAGTCATGCTACACCATTTATTTGTCTTCCATTCCTCAGTCAAACAGAAGTTCTTGACCTCATATGTATAGGCTTGAGTCCGATCCAAATCACTTGATGAATGCAGAACGCCCATTTTTTTTTTGGAGAAACGCCCACGCATCTGATATTCTTATCTTCACAAGTCACAACAACATCAATGCTACCTCGAAAGTCATCTAATGTCTTCATATTCATTATATTCCATTGTACCCTTTGGAGTGGATTTACAAAAGTAAAAGTATTATCAACTTAACCCCGGAATCTTAGCATGTTGATCCGAAACCCTTGGAAAGTTCTTGCAATGAACTAATATTTTTGTGACATTTTCTCTAGGAAAACATAGCAAGATTAGACAGAAAATACAATAAACGGATAAATGTGACCCACTATAGATTTCCTGCAGTTTAATAGAAAAAAATGAAAGCGGCAGTATTGCAACATCATCTTGATCTGTAGCAAAGAGTAGAGAAAGAGGAGATGAGGGTGCCGACAACCGAGGCCGCATAACGCCATGGATCTGGCATGGAAGCATTGGCATAGGAGCTACCACCATTCAAAATTCCTCCTTTCACCTCATTGCTCTCAACAGTGACTCAGGGGAGAAGAACATGGTCAGAGAAAGCAATGGATCTCAATCCAAATGGAAAGTATCTTCCTAATCTCGAGCTCAAATGCTCCTagtgtgaacagtaaaatcaaaataaatagaCAAAAATCTATGATTTCTTTTTGCGCCAAACTTTAAGGAATGCTTGACGTTCATGCAAAGTTTCATCACGAAATCACATTGGTGGAAGTAGTGGCAAGAAAAGCAAAATCAGAGCTCCAAAATGCGTTTGAAAATAACATTTTTAGAGCGCCGATTTTGTTTTTTTTACCACGCCTTCCACCAATGTGATTTCGTGATGaatttttgcatgaactccaaataTTCCTTCAAGTTTGTCACAATTTTTTTCTAGAAgtttttttaatttactgttcatTTAGGAGCATTTGAGCTCAAGATAGAAACTATGGATTCATTTAGGAGCATTTGAGCTCAAGATTAGAAACTATGTGTCCATCCAAATGCTCCTTTATTAGCTAGGGAGAAACAAATAAGATGTAGACCTATCACTAAACATGTACGTGCCCCCTTCCGCCACATGTTCTACCTTACTCAGAGTCAATATATAGGAAGAGGGAGACAGAAGTTTCTAACCGACTTATTACCTATACTTCCTCCGtccataatataagacatttttgcaagctacaatagcttgcaaaaacgtcttatattatgaaaCGGAGAGAGTATACAGGTCGGTTGCTTAAAAAGCGCCACGATGTGTGCCATCCTGGTAGGAGAGGGCAGGGGCGGGTTTTTCCCAGGTTTATTTTTTCACACGCATGTTTTCCATGTGATTTTACATGGAAACAGTGTTTCACCCGTTTTAGTGTTTTTCTTCtagttttctctttttttattttttcgttttctttcctttttcttttctgcatttcattttctattttaaAATTTTTATTTCCTTCTGATTCTTATTGTTTCAGTATTCAAAATATCTGACGGTCAAACATTTCTTCATCTAGTCCACAAATATACGAAGATACACCAGGACAATAGTGTGTATGCTTTATCCCCCGGCATTCATCTTTGTATGTTGTTGACTGCAAAAACAATCAAACTGCGTGATTGGATTTTTTTCCAACCAAATCGGTTTTATGGATTTTAAATTGAAAACAAAGTCATTTGCACTATTTTAATTTCAGAATTTGATCACATTTGCCCAAGTTTTATGTATCCTATATTACATACAAAAACAACCCATAGCAATTTAAACGTATGCTGTCTCAAGTCATGTTTCCAAATTTGGTAGTAAGATATTTTGAGGTCCTTGTTTACACTAATACTGAATTTGACTTACATACTAGATGGACACTATGTGACAAATTCATGACTATATACTACAATTTAACTAACAACATGTATATTGTGAAATTTATGTGCTGATAAACTATGAAATTCTATCTATGTGCTCTTTGTTTGTGCATATTCTCATATATTATTTCATGAGGAACAACTTCATGATTATTATTTAAATTTTGATATACAATTTCGTTTACATTTTTATCCTTAATTTTCTGCAGCAATGCGTTGGGGATTTGTCTAGTTTAAAAACTATGCTTCATTATTTAGATTGTTGTCatgtattttaatttttttttcaatgtgtgttaaaaaatttcatcatatattttaaaaagtactcactctgtcccataatgtaagacgttgtttgacactagtgtagtgtcaaaaaacgtcttatattatgggacggagggagtatttatcatGTGTTTCAAATAAGTCTATATGGTATTTAAAAATGTTTGTCATGTACTATTTTATAAGAAGTTTTTTTTTGTGTATCTGAAAAAATGTTCACCGTGTATTAAAAAACCATGCAAGCACTTTTTAGTTTACATGAATTATTTTAAAAATACGAACCAAActacatgaacattttaaaagtacGTTGAAACTTATTAACACACGTAACTAAAATAGGTGAACATTGAACGAAAATACTTACCCAATAGTATATTAGAATAGAGAAGAAATGGAGAGAGTGTTGGGCCTGGCCAATTATAGTTCCCTGTAGGTGTCTCCCGAGATGCTCCCGTCCACAATTCTCCAAACCCTCGACCACTGCGGCGGCCACTGACGGACGGCCGCTTTCCCCCCCGCTCGGCCGCCCGGCTGCTCACCGCCAGCGCTCTCGGTAAGGCCAACTCCTCCTCCCCCATCTGAATCCGCCGTAGATTTGGCACCCTCGCTTGCTCACCGACGGCATCTACTTACCACAGCAGACGGCGATGTCGTCTTCGGAGCTGCGCCCGCTTCctgccgcctccttctccggcgaccTGCCCGCGGATGCGCTGTACGAGGTCCTCCTCCGCATCCCGGCCAAGGAGCTCTGCCGCCTCCGCGCCGTCTGCCCGGCCTGGCGCGCGCTCACCTCCAACCCGTTCTTCGTCGCGGCGCACAACTCCCGCCACCACAAGGCGCCCCCGCTCCTCGCCGTGGCCTACGGAGACGACGGTAATCACAACGGTGTCGAGATTTTGGATCTGTCGGGCAACATGGTGAAGCGGATTCCGAATACCAAGTACAAATCTGATCTGATGTTCGATAGCATCCGTGTTGTGCGCACGCGGCTGGACCTCATCTGTTTGAGCTGGGTTGTCTGCTCTCGGGCCTTCTGGGTGCTCAACCCGGCCACTGGAGCTACTATCGCCTTGCCGTTGGGCTTCTCAGAGGAATTGGAACATGAGCTAGAGGGGAAAAGGCTCTGCCATTTTGAGTCCTGTGCTTTTGGGCATGTCTCCTCTACCAGAGAGTACAAGGCGCTCCGTGTCTCTAGCATTGATGACCGGCAGGTAAGTGAGGTTATCACCTTCGATGACACCAACCATGGATGCTGGAGGAGAAAGCAGGACCCTCCGTCCCATATCTGTGCCCGTCGCCAGATGAGACTTGATGCGGTGATCTACTTCTTGATGGATTTTTACCCCACATACTGTAATACCCCGGGGTTTTAATCACTGAGCCTGGTAGCATAGCGTCATTCAACCTTGAGACAGAGGAGTGGGGTGTTCTACCTGGTCCAGAACAGGTGCAGATGTTTGTGCAAGAGAACGATGATTACAGTTACGCAGAACTTGACCTCCAGTTATCATTGGCTGAGTTGAACGGCTGCTTAGTTCTGTTTCATAATATTCTTCACAAATCTATGGACTTGTGGTTTTTGTCAGATTCTGAGAAAAGTATCTGGGTTAAGAAATACAACATGCCTTCACATGTTTCTAGGCTTTATAGGTATCCTTTTCTGATGTTAGATGATGGGACGATTTTCTTCAGTGGGGTGGATGGTCTACAAGGTTTACTTAGTGATGGAGAGCAAGGAGAGGGATTTCTGCTAAGTTATGATCCAAGAAACGACACTTATGGTTATGCACTAAAACTGAGAGGTTCCCAATCCATTGGCATTTACACAGGAAGCCTGCTGAGTTTATAGAGTAGCTGTCAGTGATGAGTTGAATAATGCTGGATGTTTACCTTATGTTGTGCATGGGAACAATTAGTGTGGCATTGTACTGATGCATGGCAATAAAAAAGTACTTTTGTGCCTTGAAAGTTTATTATGTTTATCTCCGGTACATTTTGCATGAGAAGATTTGCAGTTTTTTGTTTGTCCCATTTTGTATGGCAATTTCAGGAGTTTGGTCAATGACCAGTTTGTAACGAACAAGCTTTTCAATGTGGTGTTTCAAAATATAATACGCTGCTCTTTACCCTTTGACGCCAAACCAATCATGCTCTTTACCCTGGTGTCATTGGTGTCACTGAGTCACATATTCTGCTTCACTGTTATCCTTCAATCTCTTGGCGACTTTCTTTTGTCACCATTCTTTTACTGATTTTTGTGCTTGTAGTTCATCTTCTGCTTCAGTTTTGAAGGGACACAAAATTAACGAACTCATGATGAATCTATTTGCTGATCTGTGGGTAACACATATCGAGTGAATATTTGAAAAGAAGTCCCGTAATTGCTGGTTGTGGTAATTTACAAGCTCTCTTCTCTGCTGCTTCCATGTAAAATGGAAATGATGGCAAGGAGCTTTTCTGCGATGAAGAGAGAACTCAGAACCCCAACTCTGAAGATCAAGGCTTACTGTACAAAGAGTGTACTTACCGCACGGGGTATTTTGGTCTTTTGTGTCTGGTACTAGTTGGAAAATTGGGTGTTATGGATTTTGGTATTGTGACTAGGATTCTCTTCCATTTTTAGATCTGTGCTCACGTGGATGCCTTTTAGAACACGttctctgttttattttattttggatgAAGTTCAGAACATATACAGAAACTCTGAAATTTTCTAAGAACCAGGGTTTCTTTTGGTATACTAGTAGACATGCACGTGTAAGGCACTTCTCACATAAAATTTATCTTTAACATCCAATAGAATTAATGCCTTCTATAACTCTTTTCGTCAACGAACAAGGTGGTTGATTCTAATCTAGCTTTTGGTACCTTAAATTACCAATCAATTTCTGAAAAACTctctctatcttgtatcttcaaatTTATAATCTATCTGGGCGAGAATGGTTGGCCTCCTGGTGAATGGAAGCTGGAAATCCTTGCATCTTATTAGATGCCATGTAGGTTGTAGTCAATTGATGCCAATCAGATGTATAGTGCTTGGTACAAGGTCAAAGGGTATCTATGAAAGGTGAATGACGATTAACATATAGGACAATCGACGGCTTACCCGCAGTTCATTAGTTACTTCAACTTCCCAATCATGACTTCCATTCCACAGTCAAGCAACAGTTGTTGACTTGGTATGTGTAGGCTTGAGGCTGATCCAAATTGCACGCACTTGATCTTGTGACTACAACATCAATGCTTACCTCGAAAGTCATCTAATGTCTTCACATTCATTATATTCCATCCTGCTCGTTGGTCTGGATGTATAGAAGTTAAAATAGTAGTCCCTCTGATCCGAATTAATTAACATGACCTCTATACAATGTAAAATGGATATTGTACAGAGGTTGCGTCAATAATTAGGATTAGAGGGAGTAATAGGTTGACCCTGGAATCTTAACATGTCGATCCAAAACCCATGAAAAGCTCCTTGCAATGAACTGATATTTTTGTGACATTTTCTCAAGGAGAAGATAGCAAGGTTGGCAAAATTAAAAAATATTAAGAAACAATGAACCAATATAGATTTCCGGCAGGTTATAAAATAAAAAGGATGTAAACAACAACAAATATCTATTAAAATATCCATCATTTATTTTAAAACTGTTCCTCGTGTATTTAGAACTGTTCCTCGtgtatttgagaaaagttcattgaATATTTAAAAAACCTCATCCATTATTAAAAACTTTTCCTTGTGTTTTTGTAAATATTTATCATGCATGTTTgttaaaaaatatgaaaaattccAAATAATGAAGTATTTCGTAAAttacatgaacattttcaaagtatGTGGACACTTATTAAAAATTAAAATAATTATTCTTGAATACTGTTTAAAATGCCTACCCAATATAATTTATATAGTGAATTTATAAAATAGAGAGAAAAAAGTGAAAACTCAAAATTcataagtatagagaaaaaaatgaCAACAAATGTTCATGAAAAAAATGAACCAGGGTCAGCGGCGTCGCGATTTCGGATTTGTCGGGCAACGTCGTGAAGAGGATTCCAAGCGCCGGGTACACGTTTGTTATGAAAATCACGGGCGATGCCATTGGCCGGTTCACAAGCAAGGACGATGGCCTCATTGTTTTGAGCGCGCGGCTAGACCTCGTCTATTTCAGCTGGGAAGATTACTCTGAGGCCTTGTGGGTGCTGAACCCGGCCACCGGAGCCACTATCGACCTGCCAACGGGCTGCTCCGAGTCGTGCGCTATTGGGCAAGTCTCCTCTACCAGAGAGTACAAGGTCCTCCGCGTCTCTAGAACCGGTGACTACTGGCAGCGGCAGGTATGTGAGGTTATCACCTTTGATGACACCAACCATGGAAGCTGGAGGAGAAAGCAGGCCCCTCCATGCTATATCTCATCCAGATGCAGGACGGGATCTGTGGTCGTCGATGGGGTGGTGTACTTCTTGATGGATTTTCACTACACATACTTCAGAACTCGCATGAAAACCACTGGACCTGGTAGCATAGCTGCGTTCAACCTCGAGACAGAGGATTGGATGGGTGTTCGACAGGGGCCAGAGCCGGTGCACAGGTTTGTGCAAGAGAACCAGGTTTACGGCGGTTACCCAAAACTCAAACTCCAGTTATCATTGGCTGAGTTGGACGGCTGCTTAGTTATGGTTCATAatagagaaaagtatacttttcgtccctcaactcttgGTGAAGTCTAGATTTGGTCTATCAACTTcaaaaccggacaacttgcaccccCAACTACCGAAACCGGACAAGGTTCGTCCCTGGACTCGGCTTTGACCGGCTTTTGGTGTTGACTCACCCCGGTTTTGACCGGTGCTCATTCATATTCCTGTAATTTTTTTATATCCGTGAACTCCAAAACCGTGACCAAGGATACTTTTCATCCCTCAATTCttaaaccctaaccctaaaccctCCACAAGTCCATAGAAATTCggggtgcaagttgtccggttttggagttgagggaccaaatctagaccCCATGTAGGTTGTAGTCAATTGATACCAATCAAATGAATAATGCTTGGGACAAGGTCAAAGGGTATCTATAAAAGGTGAATGGCGATGAAGCCTCATTAGTTACTTCAACTTCCCAATGGCGATGAAGCCTCATTAGTTACATATTTTCAAGGAAAATATAGCAAGATtagacaaaaaataccaaaaaaacaaaacaaagaaactgTGAACCAATATAGATTCCATCCAGGTAAAAATAAAAAAGATTGAAACAACAGTAATGATGCATCAGCTTTGCTTGCTTCATAATGGCTATTACAAAAGGGCAATTTACAATctaggttttttcttttcttttaataaTGCGGCTGTGTGCATGAAAAAAGCTCATTATTGACGTTGTATCGGCGCAAAGGTCGAGTGCAATTGGTATATTTttctatattaatatatgccctttTTCCAAAAAAACGAAGCTTGGCAGTAGGAAAATCTTGTTCCCTGGTCGCTGCGGGGAATACTATGTTACTCATACAAAACTTCCACGCGGGAGATAGTGAGCCAGCCCATGTATACATTAGTTTTATTCTGATTTTGTTTTCCTTTCCTTGTCCTGTATTTTTATTTGCTGGTTTAAATttagaacattttttcaaatcaaCGTGTTTTTAAATGTTGTGatcattttttaaaatttatgaatatttttaaattaaccATATCTTTTATATTCTGGAATATttgtaaaattcatgaacatttttcagtatcatgaacttttttcaaattgaagAAAACATTTCAAATCCATGTACATTATTTTAGTTTATTagcttttttttca
It encodes:
- the LOC119302653 gene encoding F-box protein At1g53790-like yields the protein MSSSELRPLPAASFSGDLPADALYEVLLRIPAKELCRLRAVCPAWRALTSNPFFVAAHNSRHHKAPPLLAVAYGDDGNHNGVEILDLSGNMVKRIPNTKYKSDLMFDSIRVVRTRLDLICLSWVVCSRAFWVLNPATGATIALPLGFSEELEHELEGKRLCHFESCAFGHVSSTREYKALRVSSIDDRQVSEVITFDDTNHGCWRRKQDPPSHICARRQMRLDAVIYFLMDFYPTYCNTPGF